The proteins below come from a single Sorghum bicolor cultivar BTx623 chromosome 4, Sorghum_bicolor_NCBIv3, whole genome shotgun sequence genomic window:
- the LOC8076021 gene encoding uncharacterized protein LOC8076021, with protein sequence MAGGLEWRSSAATTRGVEQAIITLKKGSHLLKCGKRGKPKFCTVRLSYDERALIWYSKEREKRLSLNSVSSVVLGQKTVCKDRDQAECCFSNHLFMKVHSLYGSPRLIQNKYLHSNLDCSEPFFSPRQKAWSELDSYLEKISPELVNRVKNNLRDIRSAETIKDQRIIQMPKLKQSEGSNAATDSLKDIFVWGDVLGRMSDHGHVPATNISLPRLLKSSQILNVQSIACGEKHAAIVTKQGQVFSWGEENGGRLGHKTSDSVSDPKIIDSLASTPVKTIAFGAKYTCAVSVSGELYEWGEGIHSLGFGKNQCQRSPWFPHKLISTSDGISVLKIACGQWHTAIISSLGKLYTYGYGTFGVLGHGDTHSVVHPKEVESLRGSRAKSVACGPWHTAAIVETSGTLKSSAPGGKLFTWGDAGGGKLGHTNKKSKLVPTRVESLIDCDFTQVSCGMSLTAVLTITGVVFTIGSKEHGQLGNSRSDNTSICMVEGPLKTEFVKDISCGSSHVAVLTMNGKVFTWGKGTEGQLGLGDYVDRSSPTLVEALEDKQVDSIACSSNFTAVTCVHREISSKDQSVCSSCRLAFRFTRKKHNCYNCGSMFCNSCSSNKVQRAALAPDKSKRCRVCDACFNELNKTAQHGKMSCGSKTQKEESSLTETRTYTPKLSRMLKEANFIMEKMGSAQSPNQRNQESATLNQMQRQRWGQVECPDQFKCARDNIPHWLTSKKQTIDVLCIGRMTDPVSQKTTAPLPQATNDRRKEQDLMEKILLEEVKQLQAQVTTLAEECRHRSLKVQLYKRKLEETWLIVKDEATKCKAAKEIIKILTNQRNALSNKLLDDLELDDSSIVPDPPDKTHVTGKIPPLNSIRDQHNNNIEEVDMQSTTSSNTAVVDNSAVHQNGRRASNSSTGWYDGGTDSTIAPTDSNGVIEQIERGVYITVVTSPSGNKGIKRIRFSRKHFGEAEAQKWWEDNESKVFAKYNSMEYLAV encoded by the exons ATGGCCGGGGGCTTGGAGTGGAGGAGCTCTGCAGCCACAACCAGAGGAGTCGAGCAG GCCATTATTACTCTCAAGAAAGGTTCACATCTCCTGAAATGTGGGAAGAGAGGGAAACCCAAATTCTGTACTGTCAGGCTATCTTAT GATGAGAGAGCACTAATATGGTACTCCAAAGAGAGGGAAAAACGTTTAAGCTTGAATTCAGTGTCCAGTGTAGTTCTTGGACAGAAGACT GTTTGCAAAGATAGAGATCAAGCTGAATGTTG TTTCTCCAATCATTTGTTCATGAAGGTACATTCGCTATATGGCAGTCCTAGGTTGATACAGAACAAGTACTTGCACAGTAATTTGGATTGTTCCGAACCATTCTTTTCTCCAAGACAGAAAGCATGGTCAGAACTAGATTCCTACTTGGAAAAGATTAGTCCCGAATTGGTAAATCGAGTAAAAAATAATTTGAGAGACATAAGATCTGCTGAAACAATTAAGGACCAAAGAATTATTCAAATGCCTAAACTCAAACAATCTGAGGGATCAAATGCAGCAACAGATTCTCTGAAGGACATTTTTGTCTGGGGTGATGTTCTGGGTCGTATGTCAGATCATGGACATGTACCAGCAACCAATATATCACTTCCAAGGTTATTGAAATCATCGCAGATTCTTAATGTGCAGAGCATTGCTTGTGGAGAGAAACATGCGGCAATAGTTACTAAGCAGGGTCAGGTATTCTCTTGGGGTGAGGAAAATGGAGGGAGATTGGGACACAAAACAAGTGACAGTGTCTCTGATCCTAAGATCATTGACTCTCTTGCCTCCACACCTGTGAAGACTATTGCATTTGGGGCAAAGTACACCTGTGCAGTTTCAGTTTCAGGAGAACTTTATGAATGGGGTGAAGGGATTCATAGCCTAGGGTTCGGGAAGAATCAGTGTCAAAGAAGCCCATGGTTCCCACATAAATTGATCAGTACTTCAGATGGCATATCTGTGTTGAAGATTGCATGTGGTCAATGGCACACAGCTATAATATCCTCCCTAGGTAAGCTGTACACATATGGATATGGGACATTTGGTGTTCTTGGACATGGTGACACACATAGTGTTGTTCATCCAAAAGAAGTGGAGTCCTTGAGAGGGTCAAGAGCCAAGTCTGTCGCATGTGGACCATGGCACACTGCTGCTATTGTGGAAACATCAGGAACACTCAAGAGCAGTGCTCCTGGTGGGAAGCTATTCACATGGGGTGACGCAGGTGGAGGGAAGCTGGGCCACACTAACAAAAAGTCGAAGCTTGTACCAACTCGCGTTGAATCACTCATTGATTGTGATTTTACTCAGGTATCCTGCGGTATGTCACTAACAGCTGTGCTAACCATAACAGGTGTTGTATTTACCATTGGAAGCAAGGAACATGGTCAATTAGGGAATTCTCGGTCTGACAACACATCTATTTGTATGGTTGAAGGGCCACTCAAGACTGAGTTTGTCAAAGATATATCCTGCGGCAGTTCCCATGTCGCAGTCTTGACAATGAATGGAAAAGTGTTTACCTGGGGCAAAGGCACAGAAGGGCAACTTGGTTTAGGGGATTATGTTGACAGGAGCTCCCCAACTCTGGTGGAGGCCCTGGAAGACAAACAGGTGGACAGTATAGCATGTTCTTCCAATTTTACTGCTGTAACTTGTGTGCACAGGGAAATCTCAAGCAAGGATCAATCTGTGTGCAGCAGTTGCAGGTTGGCATTTCGGTTCACAAGGAAGAAGCATAATTGCTACAACTGTGGTTCCATGTTCTGCAATTCCTGCAGCAGCAACAAGGTTCAAAGGGCTGCCCTTGCACCAGATAAGAGCAAAAGGTGTCGTGTTTGTGATGCTTGTTTCAACGAGCTGAATAAAACAGCTCAGCACGGCAAAATGAGTTGTGGATCAAAGACCCAAAAAGAAGAATCGTCTTTAACAGAAACAAGAACATATACACCAAAATTATCACGAATGCTTAAGGAAGCAAATTTCATCATGGAAAAAATGGGTTCTGCACAAAGTCCCAACCAGAGAAATCAGGAATCAGCCACTCTGAATCAAATGCAAAGACAGAGGTGGGGACAGGTAGAATGCCCTGATCaattcaaatgtgcaagagacaaCATTCCACATTGGTTGACATCAAAGAAGCAGACAATTGATGTTCTGTGTATAGGGAGAATGACTGATCCAGTCTCACAAAAGACTACTGCCCCTTTGCCACAAGCTACTAATGATAGAAGGAAAGAACAAGATTTGATGGAAAAAATACTGCTGGAGGAGGTGAAACAGCTTCAAGCACAG GTAACCACTCTAGCAGAAGAATGCCGGCATAGGAGCCTGAAAGTTCAGTTGTATAAACGAAAACTTGAGGAAACTTGGTTGATAGTGAAGGATGAGGCCACAAAGTGCAAAGCTGCAAAGGAGATTATAAAGATTTTAACAAATCAG AGGAATGCTTTATCAAATAAACTTCTTGATGATCTAGAACTAGATGATTCCAGTATCGTGCCCGACCCACCCGACAAAACTCATGTCACTGGCAAAATTCCACCACTAAACAGCATCAGGGATCAACACAACAACAACATAGAGGAAGTGGATATGCAATCTACAACATCTTCTAACACTGCTGTGGTGGATAACTCAGCTGTGCATCAGAATGGCAGAAGAGCCTCCAATAGCAGCACAGGGTGGTATGATGGGGGAACAGATAGCACAATTGCTCCTACTGACTCCAATGGAGTGATCGAGCAAATTGAGCGTGGGGTGTACATTACAGTCGTTACATCCCCCAGTGGTAATAAGGGAATCAAGCGCATCCGGTTCAG CCGGAAGCATTTTGGGGAGGCTGAGGCACAGAAATGGTGGGAAGACAATGAGAGCAAGGTATTTGCAAAGTACAACAGCATGGAATACTTGGCAGTATAA
- the LOC8076022 gene encoding uncharacterized protein LOC8076022 yields the protein MEAYFLFHSGRASACAEQEEDIGAPSDSESPSTSMSRESAGSSSSSELDDDATSTSSGSDPDRFEMSALMTQLPLKRGLSRFFDGKSQSFASLAAVGSLEDLPKPAARKRIKPSRSCGGALDAHNRGRFLSPRRHCTKPKPAAARKQAAARSGALSVFAVAAVAPRMPPSVTRPEGVAAKVLIVN from the coding sequence ATGGAGGCATACTTCTTGTTCCACAGCGGTCGGGCCTCCGCGTGCGCGGAGCAGGAGGAGGACATCGGCGCGCCGTCGGACTCCGAGTCCCCGTCCACGTCCATGTCCAGGGAGTCcgcgggctcctcctcctcgtcggagCTCGACGACGACGCCACCAGCACCTCCTCGGGCTCGGACCCGGACCGCTTCGAGATGTCCGCGCTCATGACGCAGCTCCCCTTGAAGCGGGGCCTGTCCAGGTTCTTCGACGGCAAGTCGCAGTCCTTCGCCTCGCTCGCCGCCGTGGGCTCCCTGGAGGACTTGCCCAAGCCGGCGGCCCGGAAGCGCATCAAGCCGTCGCGGAGCTGCGGCGGCGCCCTCGACGCGCACAACCGCGGCCGCTTCCTCTCGCCGCGCAGGCATTGCACCAAGCCCAagcccgccgccgccaggaagcaGGCGGCCGCGAGGAGCGGCGCGCTGTCGGTTTTCGCGGTCGCCGCCGTCGCGCCCAGGATGCCGCCGTCGGTGACGAGGCCTGAGGGCGTGGCCGCCAAGGTTCTCATCGTTAATTGA
- the LOC110434303 gene encoding uncharacterized protein LOC110434303, whose translation MACAGAARKVSAVLYHYPCPDGAFAALAAHLYFSAAAHPVRFFPNTVYDPIRSDSLPLEEIKEVYLLDFVGPPGFVEDISTKVERVTILDHHKTAFESLCGNATLGQNVTKVLDMQRSGATIAFDFFRNKLLTEVSTLRGNKSGKDVAEVKYVPDNKVETVHKLFKFIEDGDLWRWKIPNSKAFSSGLKDLDIEFNVNANSKLFDQLLELDPECVVSHGQATLLEKQRLIDDCLEKSYEISLGYGQFGNCLAVDADAISNLRSELGNQLASKSRDLNLRGIGAVVYKVPELNNEQMLKISLRSLEQEDTTCISQEYGGGGHRNASSFMMSVTEFDRWKVGAGPSRAKDCADAAVAVLKNVNARNVSPQFRLRNGACWM comes from the exons ATGGCCTGCGCCGGCGCCGCGCGGAAGGTCTCGGCGGTGCTCTACCACTACCCGTGCCCGGACGGCGCGTTCGCCGCGCTCGCTGCTCACCTCTATTTTTCCGCCGCCGCCCACCCGGTCCGCTTCTTCCCCAATACCGTCTACGACCCCATCAG GAGTGATTCACTTCCGTTGGAAGAAATAAAAGAGGTCTACCTTCTTGACTTTGTGGGACCTCCCGGTTTTGTTGAAGATATATCCACTAAAGTCGAAAG AGTAACGATCCTGGACCATCATAAGACTGCTTTTGAAAGTTTGTGTGGGAATGCCACACTTGGGCAAAATGTGACCAAGGTGCTAGACATGCAGCGTAGTGGTGCGACAATTGCATTTGACTTCTTTAGAAACAAGCTCTTGACAGAAGTTAGCACCTTACGGGGTAATAAAAGTGGTAAAGATGTAGCCGAGGTCAAATATGTACCTGACAACAAGGTCGAAACAGTGCACAAGCTTTTCaagtttattgaagatggggACTTATGGAGATGGAAAATTCCAAATAGCAAGGCCTTTAGCAGTGGACTTAAAGATTTGGACATTGAATTCAATGTCAATGCAAACAGTAAATTGTTTGATCAG TTGCTGGAGTTGGATCCTGAGTGTGTCGTTTCCCATGGACAAGCAACATTATTAGAGAAGCAAAGATTAATAGATGATTGTCTGGAGAAATCCTATGAAATTTCCCTGGGATATGGCCAGTTTGGGAATTGTCTG GCTGTTGATGCTGATgctatttcaaatttgagaagtgAACTTGGAAATCAACTAGCTAGCAAGAGCCGTGATTTGAATCTAAG GGGTATTGGGGCTGTTGTATACAAAGTCCCTGAGTTGAATAATGAACAGATGCTGAAAATAAGTCTAAGAAGTTTAGAACAAGAAGACACAACTTGTATCTCTCAG GAATATGGTGGTGGGGGACATCGGAATGCAAGCTCGTTTATGATGAGTGTGACTGAGTTTGACAGGTGGAAGGTCGGAGCTGGACCTTCTCGAGCAAAAG ATTGTGCTGATGCTGCTGTGGCTGTACTGAAGAATGTGAACGCAAGAAATGTGTCTCCACAATTCAGGCTCAGGAATGGTGCATGTTGGATGTGA
- the LOC8073205 gene encoding histone H4: MSGRGKGGKGLGKGGAKRHRKVLRDNIQGITKPAIRRLARRGGVKRISGLIYEETRGVLKIFLENVIRDAVTYTEHARRKTVTAMDVVYALKRQGRTLYGFGG; encoded by the coding sequence ATGTCTGGGCGCGGAAAGGGCGGCAAGGGGCTGGGCAAGGGCGGCGCGAAGCGCCACCGCAAGGTCCTCCGCGACAACATCCAGGGGATCACGAAGCCGGCGATCCGAAGGCTGGCGAGGAGGGGCGGCGTGAAGCGCATCTCCGGGCTCATCTACGAGGAGACCCGCGGCGTGctaaagatcttcctcgagaaCGTCATCCGCGACGCCGTCACCTACACCGAGCATGCCCGCCGCAAGACCGTCACCGCCATGGACGTCGTTTACGCGCTCAAGCGCCAGGGCCGCACCCTCTACGGATTCGGCGGCTGA